From the genome of Triticum aestivum cultivar Chinese Spring chromosome 3B, IWGSC CS RefSeq v2.1, whole genome shotgun sequence, one region includes:
- the LOC123071945 gene encoding protein YLS7, with protein MSLPGKKAAAGAGGIRRWLSTAVLSALALVLILVVISLSVGSPLPGASLPEYPAVRASHPKGNATADDGSKNDIATAVPLPGKELQGGQEPLVEHSAQNATFNSSEGSLNTREVHDTVPDPVSVDSKIQDPVVAMDDTTPKLNDSQRADQGTCDLYHGEWVFDSSGASYTNNSCPVITRMQNCQGNGRPDKDYESWRWKPQQCTLPRFDGIKFLELMRGKTLAFVGDSVARNHMESLLCILWQVETPVDRGSRRMNRWIFRSTKTTIVRIWSAWLVHNSIEAVGFAPKGLDKVFLDVADEKFMQFIASFDVLVLSSGHWFAKRSAYIQNGNAVGGQLWWPQQAGKMQINNVDAFGVSVETCLTAVATHPNFTGIAVLRTYSPDHYEGGAWNTGGSCTGKVKPLDVVVRNGYTDAMYGKQVAGFRKAVQNSGKHGSKLKLMDITEPFALRADGHPGPYRSPDPNKKTQRGPDGKPPPQDCLHWCMPGPIDTWNEMLFETIRSQLEGDSSS; from the exons ATGAGTTTGCCGGGGAAGAAGGCCGCGGCCGGGGCTGGGGGAATCCGGCGGTGGCTCTCCACCGCCGTGCTGTCAGCGCTGGCGCTGGTGCTGATCCTGGTGGTGATTTCGCTGTCGGTGGGCTCGCCCCTGCCCGGGGCGTCGCTCCCTGAATACCCAGCTGTCAGAGCTAGTCACCCAAAGGGGAACGCTACCGCCGATGATGGGAGCAAGAATGATATTGCCACTGCTGTTCCATTACCAGGGAAAGAGTTGCAGGGTGGCCAGGAGCCCTTGGTTGAGCACAGCGCCCAAAATGCTACTTTCAACTCAAGCGAGGGGTCTCTGAATACAAGAGAGGTTCATGACACAGTACCGGATCCAGTTTCTGTTGATAGCAAAATACAGGATCCAGTAGTAGCTATGGATGATACCACGCCAAAACTCAATGATTCTCAAAGGGCTGATCAAG GTACCTGTGATCTTTATCATGGGGAGTGGGTTTTCGATTCATCTGGGGCGTCGTACACAAACAACTCTTGCCCTGTCATCACACGGATGCAGAATTGCCAGGGAAATGGGCGACCGGACAAGGACTATGAGAGTTGGAGATGGAAACCTCAACAGTGCACCCTCCCACGCTTTGATGGAATTAAGTTCTTGGAGTTAATGAGAGGCAAGACTCTTGCCTTTGTTGGGGACTCGGTTGCTCGAAATCACATGGAATCTCTCCTTTGCATTCTGTGGCAG GTAGAAACCCCAGTAGACCGTGGCAGCCGCAGGATGAACAGGTGGATCTTCAGGTCAACCAAAACGACTATTGTCCGCATCTGGTCTGCTTGGTTAGTGCACAACTCAATTGAAGCTGTGGGGTTTGCTCCTAAGGGTCTTGATAAGGTTTTCCTGGATGTAGCAGATGAGAAGTTCATGCAATTTATCGCTTCTTTTGATGTGCTTGTCCTGTCATCTGGACACTGGTTCGCCAAACGGTCAGCCTATATCCAGAATGGCAATGCTGTTGGAGGGCAGCTCTGGTGGCCTCAACAAGCTGGAAAGATGCAGATAAACAACGTTGACGCATTTGGTGTGTCAGTTGAGACTTGCCTGACTGCTGTGGCGACCCACCCAAATTTCACAGGGATAGCTGTTCTGCGCACATACTCTCCAGATCATTATGAAGGCGGGGCATGGAACACTGGTGGGTCATGCACCGGGAAGGTTAAGCCCTTGGATGTGGTGGTGAGGAACGGATACACGGATGCAATGTATGGGAAACAAGTTGCAGGCTTCAGAAAGGCAGTGCAGAATTCTGGGAAACATGGCTCCAAGTTGAAATTGATGGACATCACTGAGCCCTTTGCGTTGAGAGCTGACGGGCATCCTGGTCCATACAGAAGTCCTGACCCAAACAAGAAGACTCAAAGAGGACCAGATGGGAAGCCTCCACCCCAGGATTGTCTGCATTGGTGCATGCCAGGACCTATAGATACATGGAACGAGATGCTGTTTGAGACCATACGAAGCCAACTAGAGGGAGACAGCAGCAGCTGA